From the Nonlabens marinus S1-08 genome, one window contains:
- a CDS encoding T9SS type B sorting domain-containing protein — MKYFLLALFFMGVCHVHAQTVIEMPTNSAAGPTKSVGCGDAIFTDSGTTTANYSNATNGIIVFCPSIETDRMILDFSVMSILAGDVMTIYDGDSTAAPVLNTFSNTNTAPGVIQATASNSTGCLTVRFVSNATGTAAGWEARRRCFDPCQTITPTIITTPAIDPDGILRICQGDSVQFDGGASFSDSGAGATYRWDFNTGNGFVSGVSQIETFTESGSYQVRFEVTDANGCSDRDLIDLIVQVSNDPDFSGTVAADTSICIGETTTITGNVSTVPFVATPAPPVTGQTFLPDGTGVSYQTCIDVNIFSPGATLTDASDLVSMFMNLEHSWADDLDIVLTAPNGSSITILQTGQSNGEKYLGNPIDDETSNAPGTGFEYVITEAPGATTTFQNALAGSPQRVSLPAGDYLPTTSFSNFLGTNLNGLWCLTVTDNLEFDNGYIFEWGLNFDPALIPSELSFTPGEVREEWQPDPTIIATNGNVITVQPTAVGTKCYTYEYEDSFGCVYTRDVCIEVNPLPAPNPPNDLLVCDTVGNMTTVDLTQNTAVMLAGQPASSFQVIYYNQSMDAASGTNPITNPNTYPAATTSAIIYATVTDISTGCVVVLDFQVAINKAIFNAASDLVVCDDPSNDGIELFDLTQQINQIIGTQSSSEVSVQFFRSQAEANTASNPITNSASYTNENSPQQTIFVRVSNSADPDCFSTGSFELTVGGNPDANPVSDFQVCDDATNDGFANFNLVSKDLEILAGQSAADFEVSYYTNQSDANARQNALDKTAYQNTSNFQTIVGRIESRLNTECFDTTEFELIVNTNPILGTPLPIVVCDDPSGDGQELFDLTQNDADLLNGLSAADFQISYYLTQNDAVTATGSITSSYTSNQSTDDIFVRVENINTGCFTTTQFQIIINSVPQTAVVPVLEACDDNSDGLSIFRLNDRLDAIRNGQSGVTVSYFSSQNDALTATNPLNAETYQSTAASETIFYRSSFDATSCYTTGSFELRTVAPPIAATPAAVELCDSGDGTITYDLSNSSSAIQDGQSNTQVTYYNSQVDANSGNATINNTQTFTVDTTVFARLENTNTGCFDITVVQVQFGGLPNPQLPEEVVLCRDPQGMLVDGPAVLDTGLDPIDFSFEWTFDGALLPSEMDARLITEQQGIYAVTVTNRNSGCQITDQSLVRLAGAPDTFNIDITTQPFEDFQRIEISATGPDEYWFQLDDGLYQDSNVFENVTPGVHDITIAERNGCGSVTTQVFVYGYPKFFTPNNDGYNDTWNVFAGNRLPILQILIFDRYGKLLKQLNPTGAGWDGTFAGEPLPSTDYWFRLQYEFEGEVRESSGHFSMKR, encoded by the coding sequence ATGAAGTATTTTTTACTTGCGTTATTTTTTATGGGCGTCTGTCACGTGCACGCACAAACGGTGATTGAAATGCCTACAAACTCTGCTGCTGGGCCTACCAAATCTGTGGGTTGTGGCGATGCGATATTTACAGATAGCGGTACTACAACTGCCAATTATAGCAATGCTACAAACGGGATCATAGTATTCTGTCCCTCTATTGAAACGGACCGGATGATTTTAGATTTTTCTGTGATGTCTATTTTGGCTGGGGATGTGATGACTATTTATGATGGCGATAGTACTGCCGCTCCTGTTCTTAACACTTTTTCCAATACAAATACTGCTCCTGGCGTCATTCAAGCAACAGCTTCCAACTCCACAGGGTGCTTGACGGTACGATTTGTTAGCAATGCAACAGGAACCGCTGCGGGATGGGAGGCAAGGCGGCGCTGTTTTGATCCTTGTCAGACCATTACCCCAACTATAATAACGACTCCAGCTATTGATCCTGATGGGATTCTACGTATTTGTCAGGGAGACTCTGTACAGTTTGACGGTGGTGCTTCATTTAGCGATTCTGGAGCTGGAGCCACGTACCGTTGGGATTTTAACACGGGTAATGGTTTTGTTTCCGGAGTCTCTCAAATAGAGACATTCACTGAATCGGGTTCTTACCAAGTAAGATTTGAGGTCACTGATGCTAACGGCTGTAGCGACCGAGATTTAATTGATTTAATCGTTCAAGTATCTAATGATCCTGATTTTTCAGGAACTGTGGCTGCAGATACATCCATATGTATAGGGGAGACCACTACTATTACAGGCAATGTTAGCACGGTGCCTTTTGTGGCAACTCCAGCGCCTCCAGTCACAGGACAAACATTTTTGCCAGATGGGACAGGGGTGAGCTATCAAACTTGTATAGATGTGAATATCTTCAGCCCAGGTGCAACACTAACAGATGCGTCTGACTTGGTTTCCATGTTCATGAACTTAGAGCATAGTTGGGCAGACGATTTAGATATTGTGCTTACGGCTCCTAATGGTTCATCCATCACCATCTTGCAAACGGGACAATCAAATGGGGAGAAATACCTTGGCAATCCTATTGATGACGAGACTTCCAATGCTCCAGGAACTGGTTTTGAATATGTCATCACTGAGGCTCCTGGCGCAACCACTACATTTCAAAATGCGCTAGCGGGATCGCCACAGCGAGTTTCCTTACCAGCGGGAGATTATTTGCCAACCACTTCTTTTTCAAATTTCTTAGGAACTAATCTTAATGGGTTATGGTGCTTAACGGTTACTGATAATCTTGAATTTGACAATGGATATATTTTTGAATGGGGATTGAATTTTGATCCTGCGTTGATTCCTTCTGAATTATCGTTTACTCCAGGAGAAGTGCGAGAAGAATGGCAACCCGATCCTACGATTATTGCCACAAACGGGAATGTAATCACTGTTCAACCTACCGCGGTAGGCACTAAATGCTATACGTATGAGTATGAAGATAGTTTTGGGTGTGTTTACACTCGCGATGTTTGCATAGAGGTAAATCCATTACCAGCTCCCAATCCACCTAATGATTTACTGGTTTGTGACACCGTGGGGAATATGACAACTGTGGACTTAACACAAAATACGGCAGTCATGCTTGCTGGCCAGCCCGCATCTTCATTTCAAGTCATTTATTATAATCAATCAATGGATGCGGCAAGCGGCACAAATCCCATTACGAATCCCAATACATACCCGGCTGCAACTACTTCAGCAATTATATATGCAACTGTCACAGACATTTCAACCGGTTGCGTTGTAGTCCTAGACTTTCAAGTGGCTATCAATAAAGCAATTTTCAATGCGGCTTCTGATCTTGTGGTTTGTGACGACCCTTCCAATGATGGAATTGAGTTGTTTGACTTAACTCAGCAAATCAATCAAATCATCGGTACCCAATCTTCATCAGAAGTCTCGGTGCAATTTTTTAGATCCCAGGCAGAAGCCAATACGGCCTCCAATCCAATTACTAATTCTGCATCTTATACCAATGAGAACTCGCCGCAACAAACCATTTTTGTTCGAGTATCAAACAGCGCAGACCCAGATTGTTTTTCCACAGGAAGTTTTGAGTTAACAGTAGGAGGTAATCCAGACGCCAATCCTGTGAGTGATTTTCAAGTATGTGACGATGCTACTAACGATGGTTTTGCCAATTTCAATCTTGTCAGTAAGGATTTAGAAATATTAGCGGGTCAAAGTGCAGCTGATTTTGAAGTCAGTTATTATACAAATCAATCAGATGCCAATGCAAGGCAAAATGCACTGGATAAAACAGCTTATCAAAACACGTCAAACTTTCAAACTATAGTGGGCCGTATTGAAAGTCGTTTAAATACGGAATGCTTTGACACAACAGAATTTGAACTGATCGTGAATACTAATCCTATTCTTGGAACTCCTTTGCCTATTGTAGTTTGCGATGACCCTAGTGGTGATGGACAGGAACTATTTGATCTAACCCAGAACGATGCAGACCTACTAAACGGTCTCTCAGCTGCAGATTTTCAAATTAGTTATTACCTAACACAGAATGACGCAGTTACTGCAACTGGATCTATTACTTCTTCTTACACAAGCAATCAGTCGACGGACGATATTTTTGTTAGAGTGGAAAACATCAATACCGGTTGTTTTACCACCACACAATTTCAAATAATTATCAATTCAGTGCCGCAAACTGCCGTAGTTCCTGTTTTAGAAGCTTGTGATGATAACAGTGATGGATTAAGTATTTTTCGTTTAAATGATAGGTTAGACGCCATACGCAATGGACAATCTGGAGTTACAGTATCTTACTTCAGTTCTCAAAATGATGCTCTTACTGCAACGAATCCTTTAAATGCCGAAACTTATCAAAGTACTGCGGCCTCAGAGACTATTTTTTATAGATCTAGCTTTGATGCTACGAGCTGCTATACTACCGGAAGTTTTGAACTACGAACTGTGGCGCCGCCTATAGCAGCAACTCCTGCGGCTGTAGAGCTATGCGACAGCGGTGATGGTACCATCACCTATGATTTATCAAATAGTAGTAGCGCCATTCAAGATGGTCAATCGAACACTCAAGTCACCTATTACAATTCGCAAGTGGATGCAAATTCTGGGAATGCAACCATTAATAACACGCAAACATTTACTGTAGATACGACTGTTTTTGCAAGATTAGAGAACACAAATACAGGCTGTTTTGATATTACAGTTGTACAAGTCCAGTTTGGAGGCTTGCCAAACCCACAATTGCCAGAGGAAGTTGTATTGTGTAGGGATCCACAAGGAATGCTGGTGGATGGTCCAGCGGTATTAGATACCGGACTTGACCCTATCGATTTTAGTTTTGAATGGACCTTTGACGGCGCCTTGCTGCCTAGTGAGATGGATGCCCGTTTAATCACGGAACAACAAGGGATTTATGCGGTTACGGTAACTAATAGAAACTCGGGTTGTCAAATAACGGATCAGTCCCTCGTGCGACTGGCTGGAGCTCCAGACACATTTAACATAGACATTACCACACAACCCTTTGAGGACTTTCAGCGTATTGAAATAAGTGCGACTGGTCCTGATGAATATTGGTTCCAATTGGATGACGGCTTATATCAGGACAGCAATGTGTTTGAAAATGTAACTCCAGGAGTTCACGACATCACTATAGCAGAGCGCAACGGTTGTGGTAGTGTGACGACACAGGTTTTTGTTTATGGATATCCTAAGTTTTTCACCCCCAATAATGACGGTTACAATGATACTTGGAATGTTTTTGCAGGCAATCGATTGCCTATATTACAAATACTCATTTTTGACCGGTATGGAAAATTACTCAAACAGCTGAATCCTACTGGAGCAGGCTGGGATGGCACCTTTGCGGGAGAACCCCTGCCTAGCACTGATTACTGGTTTAGATTACAATATGAGTTTGAAGGAGAGGTGCGGGAAAGCTCGGGTCACTTTTCAATGAAACGCTAA
- a CDS encoding OmpP1/FadL family transporter, with protein sequence MNKLFITSALIASALFCTAQTVNDGLLYGQQDDLYGTARYRALSGAFGALGGDLTAMGQNPAGSVIFANHFASFSLANSNNTNNSIYFDGLATAESSDLDINQAGGVLVFKAVDGSPLSKFAVGFNYDATRSYDNNVFLAGNSTTSISQYFLNNANGFSLDNFETQPGETLSSLYQFLGENIGFDAQQGFLGFQSFIIDPVNPGDPNNTQYVSATGTGSFNQGYEVISSGSQNKISFNLAGQLYDKWSFGVNLNAHSLNYSRFTGFREVNSNTDATTTGIEFRNELNTTGNGISVQVGTIGKITESLRLGATYESPTWYTIEETLVQEISANRRNGAPVDVIPNIINVYAPYDLRTPGSLTGSIAYIFGTAGLLSLDYSTKDYSNLEFSPKNEPAFADNNAQIMQQLDRAATLRVGGEYRIDNFTLRGGFRTVESPYKNKEIQDDYTGYSLGLGYTWGSTNLDVSYDYADRNYSQQLFPTGLTTRGQVQNEKTNVAVTLGFNF encoded by the coding sequence ATGAATAAACTATTTATAACAAGCGCGCTTATAGCAAGTGCGCTTTTTTGTACCGCACAAACTGTAAATGATGGGTTGCTTTATGGTCAACAAGATGATCTATATGGAACCGCCAGATACCGTGCACTTAGTGGTGCATTCGGCGCTTTGGGAGGTGACTTAACCGCAATGGGGCAAAATCCTGCTGGATCTGTGATTTTTGCAAATCATTTTGCAAGCTTTTCATTAGCAAATTCAAACAACACCAATAACTCCATTTACTTTGATGGTCTAGCTACAGCAGAGAGTTCTGATCTTGATATCAATCAAGCGGGAGGTGTTCTCGTATTTAAAGCGGTAGATGGTAGTCCTTTATCTAAGTTTGCTGTTGGATTTAATTATGATGCTACACGATCTTATGACAATAATGTATTTCTAGCAGGCAACTCTACCACGTCTATTTCTCAATATTTTTTGAATAATGCGAATGGGTTCAGTCTGGATAATTTTGAGACTCAGCCAGGTGAGACTCTATCCAGCCTTTATCAGTTCTTAGGAGAGAATATAGGGTTTGATGCACAACAAGGCTTTTTAGGATTTCAATCCTTCATTATTGATCCTGTGAATCCAGGAGACCCAAACAATACTCAATACGTATCAGCCACTGGAACTGGATCTTTCAATCAAGGATATGAAGTCATTAGTTCTGGAAGTCAAAATAAAATTTCATTCAACCTCGCTGGTCAATTGTATGACAAGTGGAGTTTTGGTGTGAACTTGAATGCTCATTCATTAAACTACTCCCGTTTCACTGGTTTTCGTGAAGTCAACTCTAATACAGATGCCACGACAACAGGTATTGAATTTAGAAATGAATTAAATACAACAGGTAATGGGATCTCAGTACAAGTGGGAACAATCGGCAAAATCACAGAGTCTTTACGCCTAGGCGCCACTTATGAATCACCTACCTGGTACACCATTGAAGAAACCTTAGTACAAGAAATTTCTGCAAATCGTAGGAATGGTGCTCCAGTAGATGTAATTCCAAACATTATCAATGTTTACGCCCCTTACGACTTGAGAACGCCTGGTAGCTTGACTGGAAGTATCGCCTATATTTTCGGCACTGCTGGACTATTAAGTTTAGATTATTCTACTAAAGATTATTCAAATTTAGAATTTAGCCCGAAAAACGAACCTGCATTTGCTGACAATAATGCTCAAATCATGCAGCAGCTAGACCGCGCTGCTACCTTACGAGTGGGTGGCGAATACCGCATTGATAACTTCACGCTTAGAGGAGGTTTTCGCACGGTCGAATCACCGTATAAGAACAAAGAGATTCAAGATGACTATACGGGCTATAGCTTAGGTTTAGGGTATACCTGGGGAAGCACTAATTTAGATGTATCCTACGATTATGCAGACAGAAACTACAGTCAGCAGTTATTCCCTACGGGTCTAACCACCAGAGGTCAAGTTCAGAATGAAAAAACGAATGTTGCGGTGACTTTAGGCTTCAATTTTTAA
- the yidD gene encoding membrane protein insertion efficiency factor YidD, with amino-acid sequence MKTSWAAYPLIWLVRFYQTGISPFLPATCRYQPTCSHYTLEALKKYGFFKGGWLGLKRIASCHPWGGKGYDPVP; translated from the coding sequence ATGAAGACCTCATGGGCGGCATATCCATTGATCTGGCTGGTGCGATTTTATCAAACAGGAATCTCCCCTTTCCTTCCTGCGACCTGCCGCTATCAACCTACATGTTCTCATTACACACTGGAAGCCTTAAAAAAATATGGCTTTTTTAAAGGCGGATGGCTAGGCTTGAAGCGCATTGCAAGTTGTCACCCCTGGGGCGGTAAAGGTTATGATCCTGTACCGTAA
- the proS gene encoding proline--tRNA ligase, with translation MSKNLTSRSEDYSKWYNELVVKADLAQNSAVRGCMVIKPYGYAIWEKMQAELDRMFKETGHQNAYFPLFVPKSLFEAEEKNAEGFAKECAVVTHYRLQNDPDNPGKLRVDPEAKLEEELVVRPTSEAIIWSTYKGWIQSYRDLPLLINQWANVVRWEMRTRLFLRTAEFLWQEGHTAHATKAEAITEAELMNNVYADFAENFMAIPVIKGTKTESERFAGADETYCIEALMQDGKALQAGTSHFLGQNFAKAFDVKFASSEGTQEYVWATSWGVSTRLMGALIMTHSDDQGLVLPPNLAPNQVVIVPIYKGAEQLEELSATVQGIMKNLRALGVTVKYDDRDTYRPGAKFAQHELQGVPLRIAIGARDLANGTVELARRDTLTKESIALEGLEQHIKALLEEIQQSLFDKSKSYRDDHITAVDTFDEFKKVLKNKGGFISAHWDGTSETEEKIKELTKATIRCIPMDYKEEEGKCVLTGNSSSRRVLFAKAY, from the coding sequence ATGAGCAAAAACCTAACAAGTCGATCTGAGGATTATTCGAAATGGTATAATGAATTGGTAGTCAAAGCAGACCTGGCGCAAAACAGTGCGGTCCGTGGTTGTATGGTGATTAAGCCCTATGGATACGCTATTTGGGAGAAAATGCAAGCCGAGTTAGATCGCATGTTCAAAGAAACAGGCCATCAAAATGCATATTTCCCTTTATTTGTTCCAAAAAGTCTTTTTGAAGCTGAAGAAAAGAATGCAGAAGGTTTCGCTAAAGAATGTGCAGTAGTCACTCATTACCGTTTACAGAATGATCCAGACAATCCAGGTAAGTTAAGAGTTGATCCAGAAGCAAAACTAGAAGAAGAGCTGGTGGTGCGACCTACCAGTGAGGCGATCATATGGAGTACCTATAAAGGGTGGATTCAATCCTATAGAGATCTACCGCTTTTAATCAACCAATGGGCTAATGTAGTTCGTTGGGAGATGAGAACACGTCTCTTTCTAAGAACAGCAGAGTTTTTATGGCAGGAAGGGCATACCGCTCATGCCACTAAAGCGGAAGCCATTACTGAAGCTGAGTTGATGAACAATGTATACGCAGACTTTGCGGAGAACTTCATGGCTATACCAGTTATTAAAGGTACTAAGACAGAGAGCGAACGATTTGCAGGAGCTGATGAAACCTATTGTATTGAAGCATTAATGCAGGATGGTAAAGCATTGCAAGCTGGAACCAGTCACTTTCTAGGTCAAAATTTTGCCAAAGCTTTTGATGTAAAGTTTGCGAGTAGTGAAGGAACTCAAGAATATGTATGGGCTACTTCATGGGGAGTCTCTACCCGTTTGATGGGAGCATTGATTATGACGCATAGTGATGATCAAGGACTTGTACTACCTCCTAACCTCGCTCCTAACCAAGTGGTGATTGTTCCTATCTATAAGGGTGCGGAACAATTAGAAGAGTTGTCTGCTACCGTTCAGGGAATTATGAAAAACTTGAGAGCGTTAGGAGTGACTGTGAAGTACGATGATAGAGATACTTATAGGCCAGGAGCTAAATTTGCTCAGCATGAGTTGCAAGGTGTTCCTTTGCGCATTGCGATAGGAGCGCGAGATCTTGCTAATGGCACCGTGGAACTTGCGAGAAGAGATACCTTGACCAAGGAGTCAATTGCGCTAGAAGGACTAGAACAACATATCAAAGCTCTGTTAGAAGAAATTCAGCAATCCTTATTTGATAAATCGAAGTCATATAGAGATGACCACATAACTGCAGTAGATACTTTTGACGAATTCAAAAAAGTTTTGAAAAATAAAGGAGGTTTTATTTCTGCACATTGGGACGGCACTTCTGAGACAGAAGAGAAGATAAAAGAGCTGACAAAGGCCACGATTCGCTGTATTCCAATGGATTATAAAGAGGAGGAGGGGAAATGTGTGCTTACAGGCAATTCTTCAAGTCGCCGGGTTCTTTTTGCAAAAGCATATTAA
- the rpsT gene encoding 30S ribosomal protein S20, whose amino-acid sequence MANHKSALKRIRRNEAARVRNKYQHKTTRNAIKKLKETEDKSAAEKLYIEVTSMIDKLAKKNVIHWNKASNLKSKLAKHVASI is encoded by the coding sequence ATGGCAAATCACAAAAGTGCTTTAAAAAGAATACGTAGAAATGAAGCTGCACGTGTACGTAACAAGTACCAGCACAAAACTACGCGTAACGCTATCAAGAAATTGAAAGAAACTGAAGACAAGTCTGCGGCTGAGAAGTTGTATATTGAAGTTACTTCTATGATTGACAAGCTAGCTAAGAAAAATGTAATCCACTGGAACAAAGCAAGCAACTTAAAATCTAAGTTAGCTAAGCATGTAGCTTCCATCTAG
- the lgt gene encoding prolipoprotein diacylglyceryl transferase, protein MLPLKVIWNPLEGIDLGFFTIHFYSLSYVIAFVLGWYIIKPIFKKDGISLDKLDPLFMYTVIGCLAGARIGHYLFYETEVLFTDPLHVLLPFKLSPFEWTGFAGMASHGAAIGIMIAMFFYSRKHLQKHMFWILDRIVIPTAIGGAFVRLGNLMNSEIVGKVTNVDWAFKFVRDTSDPAVRDALYATGIKDTDKAIEAVVNDPQYASLLEAIPWRHPSQIYEALGYACLFVILMFVYWKTDKKKKVGYILGLFFVLLFVIRFFVEFVKIKQVEGGENFIFGLNTGQMLSIPFIILGLVLMFRPEGWLKREE, encoded by the coding sequence ATGCTACCACTTAAAGTCATTTGGAATCCGTTAGAGGGAATAGACCTAGGATTCTTTACGATACATTTTTATAGTCTTTCTTACGTGATCGCCTTCGTTCTAGGGTGGTATATCATCAAACCTATTTTTAAAAAGGATGGAATAAGCCTAGACAAACTGGACCCTTTATTCATGTACACCGTCATAGGCTGCCTCGCGGGAGCTCGCATAGGACATTACTTATTTTATGAAACGGAAGTTTTATTTACAGACCCGTTACATGTGTTGCTTCCTTTTAAATTAAGCCCATTTGAATGGACTGGTTTTGCGGGAATGGCAAGCCATGGCGCTGCAATTGGGATCATGATTGCTATGTTTTTCTACAGCCGTAAACACTTGCAAAAGCATATGTTTTGGATTCTAGACCGTATCGTGATACCTACTGCCATCGGCGGAGCGTTTGTACGTTTAGGAAACTTGATGAATAGTGAGATCGTAGGTAAAGTGACGAATGTGGATTGGGCATTTAAATTCGTTCGTGACACTTCAGATCCTGCGGTGCGAGATGCCTTGTACGCTACAGGCATCAAGGATACAGACAAAGCCATTGAAGCAGTGGTCAACGATCCGCAATATGCCAGCTTATTAGAGGCTATTCCATGGCGTCACCCATCACAGATTTATGAAGCGCTGGGTTATGCTTGTCTATTTGTTATTTTAATGTTTGTCTACTGGAAAACAGATAAGAAGAAAAAAGTAGGATACATCCTTGGACTGTTCTTCGTTTTATTATTTGTCATTAGATTCTTCGTCGAGTTTGTCAAGATCAAACAAGTGGAAGGTGGTGAAAACTTTATTTTCGGGCTCAATACAGGACAGATGTTGAGTATTCCTTTTATTATTCTAGGATTGGTATTGATGTTTAGACCAGAAGGTTGGTTGAAGCGAGAAGAATAA
- the cysS gene encoding cysteine--tRNA ligase, whose translation MALYQDQQLKLYNSIAGEKQVFKPIHEGRIGMYVCGPTVYSNVHLGNCRTFISFDMIYRYLTHLGYKVRYVRNITDAGHLTDDADEGEDKISKKARLEKLEPMEVVQQYTLDFHNVMQRFNNFPPSIEPTATGHIVEQIEIIKTILDKGYAYERNGSIYFDVLKFNKDHQYGKLSGRNLEDMITSTRELEAQSEKDNPQDFALWKKASPAHIMRWPSPWGDGFPGWHLECTVMSSKYLGETFDIHGGGMDLKFPHHECEIAQGEAAHGHSPVNYWMHANMLTLEGKKMSKSTGNSILPQELFSGDNDFMEKAFSPSIVRFFMMQAQYRSVLDFSNDAIMAAEKGLSRLREAISLLDHLKVSKTSTVNIKAWSDKCYAAMNDDFNTPILIAELFEGAKIIHSINEENESITAEDLEVFETTIKAFLYDVLGIKATDQTEDAKGTQHMDAAMKLIIDLRATARARKDWETSDKIRDELQGAGIQLKDGAEGTTYTTK comes from the coding sequence ATGGCTTTATACCAAGATCAACAACTGAAACTCTACAACTCCATTGCTGGTGAAAAGCAGGTTTTCAAACCTATTCATGAAGGACGTATAGGTATGTATGTATGTGGACCTACCGTTTATAGCAACGTCCATTTAGGGAATTGTCGTACGTTCATCAGTTTTGACATGATTTACAGGTATTTGACACACCTAGGCTACAAAGTGCGTTACGTGCGAAATATTACGGATGCGGGTCACTTGACAGATGATGCTGATGAAGGTGAAGACAAAATTTCTAAAAAAGCGCGCTTAGAAAAGCTAGAACCTATGGAAGTCGTACAGCAATACACGCTGGATTTCCATAATGTGATGCAGCGCTTCAACAACTTTCCACCTAGTATTGAGCCTACAGCCACAGGTCATATTGTAGAACAAATTGAAATTATCAAAACGATTTTAGATAAAGGCTACGCCTATGAGCGTAACGGCTCTATTTATTTTGACGTCTTGAAGTTTAATAAAGACCATCAGTACGGGAAATTGAGTGGTCGCAACTTAGAAGACATGATTACCAGCACTCGCGAGCTGGAAGCGCAAAGTGAGAAAGACAATCCGCAGGATTTTGCCTTATGGAAAAAAGCCTCACCGGCGCACATCATGCGCTGGCCTAGCCCATGGGGCGATGGCTTCCCAGGGTGGCACTTGGAATGTACTGTCATGAGTTCAAAATATCTGGGAGAGACCTTTGATATTCACGGTGGTGGTATGGACTTGAAATTCCCACACCATGAATGTGAGATTGCTCAAGGCGAGGCAGCCCATGGTCATAGCCCAGTAAATTACTGGATGCATGCTAATATGCTGACGCTAGAAGGTAAGAAGATGTCCAAGTCGACTGGAAATTCCATCTTACCTCAAGAACTTTTTAGTGGTGATAATGACTTTATGGAAAAGGCATTTTCGCCCAGTATTGTGCGTTTCTTCATGATGCAGGCACAATACAGATCAGTATTGGATTTTAGTAATGATGCGATCATGGCGGCTGAAAAAGGATTGAGTCGTTTGCGCGAGGCCATAAGCTTGTTGGATCATTTGAAAGTAAGCAAGACTTCAACCGTAAACATCAAAGCCTGGTCTGACAAATGTTATGCGGCCATGAATGATGATTTTAATACGCCCATCTTGATTGCGGAATTATTTGAAGGTGCAAAAATCATTCATTCTATCAACGAGGAAAATGAAAGCATTACCGCTGAAGATTTAGAGGTCTTTGAAACAACTATCAAGGCATTTTTATATGATGTACTAGGTATCAAAGCGACCGATCAAACGGAAGATGCCAAAGGAACTCAGCACATGGATGCAGCAATGAAACTGATCATCGACTTGCGAGCAACCGCACGTGCCCGCAAAGACTGGGAAACCAGTGATAAAATACGTGATGAGCTGCAAGGTGCTGGAATTCAATTGAAAGATGGTGCGGAAGGAACCACCTACACGACAAAATAA
- the folE gene encoding GTP cyclohydrolase I FolE, whose translation MNVEDFLENIEDQDHLSANEQTPLRDNAFEMTDGEKIESIKKNVYEILHTLGMDMSDDSLKGTPNRVAKMFVNEIFGGLKPERKPSASTFENKYKYNEMLVEKNIVLYSTCEHHLLPIVGRAHVAYISNGNVVGLSKMNRIVDYYAKRPQVQERLNIQIVRELQKVLNTDDVACVIDAKHLCVNSRGIRDIDSSTVTGEFGGKFKDPQTKSEFLDYIKLETKF comes from the coding sequence ATGAACGTAGAAGATTTTTTAGAAAACATAGAAGACCAAGATCATTTATCAGCAAATGAGCAAACTCCCCTGAGAGACAATGCCTTTGAGATGACTGATGGAGAAAAGATTGAGTCCATTAAAAAAAATGTGTACGAGATATTACATACTCTAGGAATGGATATGAGTGACGATAGCCTTAAAGGAACTCCTAATAGGGTAGCAAAAATGTTTGTCAATGAGATTTTTGGAGGTTTAAAGCCAGAAAGAAAACCTAGTGCATCCACCTTTGAGAATAAATATAAGTATAATGAAATGCTGGTAGAGAAGAACATCGTTCTCTACTCTACTTGTGAGCATCACTTGCTTCCTATCGTGGGACGAGCGCATGTTGCTTACATTTCTAATGGTAACGTCGTTGGTCTTTCAAAAATGAACCGCATTGTGGATTATTATGCAAAACGCCCTCAAGTTCAAGAACGATTGAACATACAAATTGTGCGTGAGTTGCAAAAGGTATTGAACACAGACGATGTTGCTTGTGTTATTGATGCAAAACATTTGTGCGTCAACAGTCGTGGAATACGTGATATTGACAGCAGTACGGTAACTGGAGAATTTGGTGGTAAATTCAAAGATCCTCAGACAAAGAGCGAATTTTTAGACTACATAAAGCTAGAAACCAAGTTCTAA